The following are encoded in a window of Roseimaritima ulvae genomic DNA:
- a CDS encoding NUDIX hydrolase — protein sequence MPEYFISQLQHQLTRPLPGRQAQQIAMPGLSYGRHCGPAPRTARQAAVVVMLMHRDGQWSIPLTKRPLAIKHHGGQISLPGGRIETGESTVEAALREFEEELGVRPVAPELCGELSPLYVYASDNLVHPVVMACQHPAEPWVPDRVEVDVVIDLPLQTLCDSSRWNAQTIRRPIVRERQQCGELTFRGPGLNYGEHWIWGATGMILAELASCLTVES from the coding sequence GTGCCTGAATATTTTATCTCACAACTGCAGCATCAGCTAACGCGGCCTTTGCCGGGTCGCCAAGCCCAGCAGATCGCGATGCCGGGGCTGTCTTATGGTCGCCACTGCGGCCCCGCCCCGCGGACGGCTCGTCAAGCCGCCGTGGTCGTGATGTTGATGCACCGCGACGGCCAATGGTCGATTCCGCTGACCAAACGCCCGCTGGCGATCAAACATCACGGCGGACAGATTTCGCTCCCCGGCGGACGTATCGAGACGGGCGAAAGCACCGTCGAAGCCGCGCTGCGTGAGTTCGAAGAGGAATTGGGGGTCCGCCCGGTGGCCCCCGAGCTGTGTGGCGAATTGTCGCCGCTGTACGTCTACGCCAGCGATAACCTGGTGCATCCGGTGGTCATGGCTTGCCAACACCCCGCCGAACCCTGGGTGCCCGATCGGGTGGAAGTTGATGTGGTGATCGACCTGCCGCTGCAGACCCTCTGCGACTCTTCCCGCTGGAACGCTCAAACCATCCGTCGGCCGATCGTCCGCGAACGGCAGCAGTGCGGCGAGCTGACGTTTCGCGGCCCCGGCCTGAATTATGGCGAACACTGGATTTGGGGGGCCACCGGAATGATCCTGGCCGAATTGGCCAGCTGCCTGACCGTCGAATCGTAG